In the Kaistella sp. 97-N-M2 genome, one interval contains:
- a CDS encoding MerR family transcriptional regulator — MKLNLPDKLYYSIGEVAKAFDVNASLIRYWEQEFPIIKPKKNKKGNRYFTPEDIKNLKIIFHLVKEKGYTLDGARIALTTNSKISETVSMIDRLEFVKAELLKLKDSLVDKPE, encoded by the coding sequence ATGAAATTAAACCTCCCCGATAAACTTTATTATTCCATTGGCGAAGTAGCTAAAGCATTCGATGTGAACGCTTCGCTCATCAGGTATTGGGAGCAGGAATTCCCCATCATTAAGCCCAAAAAAAACAAAAAGGGAAACCGGTATTTCACGCCGGAGGATATTAAGAATCTTAAAATCATTTTCCATCTTGTGAAGGAAAAAGGCTACACGTTGGATGGCGCCCGCATCGCTTTGACCACAAATTCGAAAATCTCCGAAACCGTGAGTATGATTGACCGGCTGGAATTTGTAAAAGCCGAACTTCTTAAACTAAAAGATTCCCTAGTGGATAAACCCGAATAG
- a CDS encoding DEAD/DEAH box helicase: MELQSIYQNLQIQDMNQMQKSAYKATEDEKDLILLSPTGSGKTLAFLFPVLRNLKPNVSGIQAIVLVPSRELALQIEQVFKSMGTDYKVSVCYGGHDKKIEVNNLRESPALLIGTPGRIAYHLNNDNFDATTIKTLVLDEFDKSLEFGFHEDMSLIISEMPLLSQRILTSATAMDDIPTFTGVKNEQKVDFLKVLESKPDLQYKKVITTSEEKLDTLFQLLCKIGNKRTLIFCNHRDAVDRISELLKEKGISRETFHGGMEQDERERALLKFRNDSSRILITTDLASRGLDIAEVESIVHYQLPPKEDAFIHRNGRTARMNAKGSVYLIMTEDENFPFIKKNTPEEKLTQDYKMPSRTPFSTIYISAGKKDKVNKVDIVGFLIKKGELEKDDIGLIEVKDTTSYVAVSRQKVVALLKKLENQRLKNKKMKIEIAY; this comes from the coding sequence ATGGAATTACAGTCAATCTATCAAAATCTGCAGATTCAGGATATGAATCAGATGCAGAAATCTGCGTACAAAGCTACCGAAGACGAAAAAGATCTTATCCTTTTATCGCCCACCGGTTCCGGGAAAACCCTGGCCTTTCTTTTTCCCGTTTTACGGAATTTAAAGCCCAATGTTTCCGGAATCCAGGCCATAGTATTGGTCCCTTCCCGCGAGTTGGCTTTGCAGATCGAGCAGGTTTTCAAATCCATGGGTACCGATTATAAAGTCTCGGTTTGTTACGGCGGACACGACAAAAAAATAGAAGTCAATAATCTGCGAGAATCCCCCGCGTTATTAATTGGAACTCCGGGTAGAATCGCCTACCACCTCAACAATGATAATTTCGATGCCACTACCATCAAAACTCTCGTATTAGACGAATTTGATAAATCTTTAGAATTTGGCTTCCACGAAGATATGAGTTTGATTATCAGCGAAATGCCGCTCCTTTCGCAAAGAATTCTCACTTCCGCTACCGCGATGGATGATATTCCGACATTTACAGGCGTAAAAAATGAACAAAAGGTAGATTTCTTAAAAGTACTGGAATCTAAACCCGACCTTCAATATAAAAAGGTGATCACAACGTCTGAGGAAAAACTCGATACGCTATTTCAGCTTTTATGCAAAATTGGAAACAAAAGAACTTTAATTTTCTGTAATCACCGCGACGCCGTTGACCGGATCTCCGAACTTTTAAAGGAAAAAGGAATTTCAAGAGAAACATTTCACGGCGGTATGGAGCAGGACGAAAGAGAACGCGCACTGCTGAAATTCAGAAACGATTCTTCCCGAATTTTAATTACAACCGATTTGGCTTCGCGCGGTTTAGATATTGCCGAAGTAGAATCCATCGTACATTATCAGCTGCCACCGAAGGAAGATGCGTTTATCCACCGCAACGGAAGAACGGCGCGGATGAACGCCAAAGGTTCCGTTTACCTCATCATGACAGAAGATGAAAATTTTCCGTTCATCAAAAAAAACACGCCGGAAGAAAAGCTTACGCAGGATTATAAAATGCCGTCCAGAACGCCTTTTTCCACCATTTATATCAGCGCGGGAAAAAAAGACAAGGTTAATAAGGTGGATATAGTGGGTTTCCTCATCAAAAAAGGGGAACTGGAAAAAGATGATATTGGCCTCATCGAAGTGAAGGATACGACCTCTTATGTTGCTGTGAGCCGCCAAAAGGTTGTTGCTCTTTTGAAAAAACTGGAGAACCAAAGACTGAAAAACAAAAAGATGAAAATCGAGATTGCTTATTAA
- the rpsA gene encoding 30S ribosomal protein S1: MSETTDKAEVLLNQNVAPENFDWDSFESGLDADARQEKSDLEEIYNGSLNNLQDNDVLIGKVVRLTDKEAIVDINFKSEGVISLNEFRYNQGLAVGDEVEVMVDRREDKSGQLQLSHKKARILKAWDRVNELHETGEIVNGFVKSRTKGGMIVDVHGIEAFLPGSQIDVKPIKDYDQFVGKTMEFKVVKINPEFKNVVVSHKALIEADLEGQKREIIGQLEKGQVLEGTVKNITSYGVFVDLGGVDGLIHITDLSWSRVNHPSEILEDGQTVKVVILDFDDEKTRIQLGMKQLEAHPWDALSADLKVGDRVKGKVVVLADYGAFVEVAPGVEGLIHVSEMSWSTHLRSAGDFVKVGDEVEAEILTLDREDRKVSLGMKQLNEDPWSNIESKYPVGSQHVGTVRNFTNFGVFVELEEGIDGLIYISDLSWTKKIKHPSEFCAVGDKLNVIVLELDTAARRLSLGHKQLLENPWDKFETKYAEGTVHAGKATEVFDKGAQVQFEDAEVEAFCPSRLLEKEDGSKIKKGEDAQFKVIEFNKEFKRVVVSHTGIFRDEEKKNVRDNSSNNSSSKPASSSNNEEKSTLGDLDVLAELKKKMEGN, encoded by the coding sequence ATGTCAGAAACGACAGACAAAGCAGAGGTTCTTTTGAACCAAAACGTAGCACCGGAAAATTTTGACTGGGATTCCTTCGAATCTGGTCTTGATGCTGATGCAAGACAGGAGAAAAGCGATCTGGAGGAAATCTACAACGGTTCTCTTAACAACCTACAAGACAATGATGTACTTATTGGTAAAGTTGTAAGACTTACAGATAAAGAAGCTATTGTTGATATCAACTTTAAATCTGAAGGTGTTATTTCTTTAAACGAATTCCGTTATAACCAGGGACTTGCCGTAGGTGATGAAGTGGAAGTAATGGTAGACAGAAGAGAAGACAAATCCGGACAGTTACAGTTATCTCACAAAAAAGCGAGAATTCTTAAAGCGTGGGATCGTGTAAACGAGCTTCACGAAACAGGAGAAATCGTAAACGGTTTTGTAAAATCCAGAACAAAAGGTGGTATGATCGTAGACGTTCATGGTATCGAAGCGTTCTTACCAGGATCACAAATCGATGTTAAGCCAATTAAAGATTACGATCAGTTCGTAGGAAAAACAATGGAATTCAAAGTTGTGAAAATCAACCCGGAATTTAAAAACGTTGTCGTTTCTCACAAAGCGTTGATCGAAGCAGATCTTGAAGGTCAAAAACGTGAGATCATTGGTCAGTTAGAAAAAGGACAGGTTCTTGAAGGAACTGTTAAAAATATTACATCTTACGGGGTATTCGTAGATTTAGGTGGTGTTGATGGATTAATCCACATTACAGATCTTTCCTGGAGCCGTGTTAACCATCCATCAGAAATTTTGGAAGACGGACAAACTGTAAAAGTAGTAATCCTTGATTTTGATGACGAGAAAACAAGAATCCAGTTAGGTATGAAGCAATTGGAAGCACATCCTTGGGATGCACTTTCTGCTGATCTTAAAGTTGGAGACAGAGTAAAAGGAAAAGTAGTGGTTCTTGCAGATTACGGTGCATTCGTTGAGGTTGCTCCAGGTGTAGAAGGACTGATCCACGTTTCCGAAATGTCGTGGTCAACTCACTTAAGAAGTGCAGGTGATTTTGTAAAAGTTGGTGATGAAGTGGAAGCGGAAATCTTAACTTTAGACAGAGAAGACAGAAAAGTTTCTTTAGGAATGAAGCAACTGAACGAAGATCCTTGGTCCAATATCGAGTCTAAATATCCGGTAGGTTCTCAGCACGTAGGAACAGTAAGAAACTTTACTAATTTCGGTGTGTTTGTAGAGTTGGAAGAAGGCATCGACGGATTAATTTATATCTCCGATCTTTCCTGGACGAAAAAAATCAAACACCCATCAGAATTCTGTGCGGTAGGCGATAAATTAAACGTAATTGTTCTTGAATTAGATACAGCAGCAAGAAGACTTTCTTTAGGTCACAAACAACTGTTGGAAAATCCTTGGGATAAATTCGAAACAAAATATGCGGAAGGAACTGTGCATGCAGGAAAAGCAACAGAAGTATTCGACAAAGGTGCTCAGGTACAGTTTGAAGATGCTGAAGTTGAAGCATTCTGTCCATCAAGATTATTAGAGAAGGAAGACGGATCTAAAATCAAGAAAGGAGAAGATGCACAATTCAAAGTGATCGAATTTAACAAAGAATTCAAGAGAGTAGTAGTATCTCATACAGGAATCTTCAGAGACGAAGAAAAGAAAAACGTAAGAGACAACTCTTCTAACAATTCATCTTCTAAACCAGCTTCATCTTCCAACAACGAAGAGAAATCCACGCTTGGCGATTTAGATGTATTAGCTGAATTGAAAAAGAAAATGGAAGGGAACTAA
- a CDS encoding VOC family protein, translating to MKKVTGIGGVFFKCKDPKKMTEWYQKHLGLETNPYGATFEWYESPDSKTKAQTQWTPFPEDSKYFEPSKKDFMINYRVEDLGTLVQELKKEGVTVVDTIETYDYGKFVHILDAEGNKIQLWEPVD from the coding sequence ATGAAAAAAGTAACAGGCATTGGCGGCGTTTTTTTTAAATGCAAAGACCCAAAAAAGATGACCGAATGGTACCAGAAACACCTGGGTTTGGAAACAAATCCGTACGGCGCAACCTTCGAATGGTACGAAAGCCCGGACAGCAAAACCAAAGCGCAAACGCAGTGGACACCTTTTCCGGAGGATTCAAAATATTTTGAACCTTCCAAAAAAGATTTTATGATCAATTACCGCGTCGAAGATTTGGGAACGCTCGTTCAGGAGCTGAAGAAAGAAGGCGTCACCGTGGTCGATACGATTGAAACTTACGACTATGGCAAGTTTGTGCATATTTTGGATGCAGAGGGAAATAAAATCCAGTTGTGGGAGCCTGTCGATTAA
- a CDS encoding T9SS-dependent M36 family metallopeptidase — protein MKNRNLPLKIAAVCFMFSFGNVNAQDFKSIIQNHISSKTTFLKPNLNNFEILNQDFSKTMNGEVVKVQQSYNGIPVYNAIGTALIKDSKVNFFNDSFTKNYVNASQPTSARASQSVFGNVAQALNLKNSGRYELISASEAGKDGGFYVKTRLIYFQTENNDLKLCHEFIFEEKGTSNYWDILADANTGEIVNKQNLTLSCSFKHDAYSHDFSAHVPEGFGSDFSAGKEAGALAPLAASYRVFALPLESPSHGARTLVNNPWFTDASPDGWHSIAGGAYVGNYTSTRGNNVMAYDDGANKDEPGSYAEGGATRTFDFPFVENATAANLNASTTNLFYVNNKIHDIFYRLGFTETARNFQAWNFGKGGAENDYVQAESQDGGGKNNANFATPPDGFRPKMQMYLWDGAIVERFFYNSPPEAVGRVVANYVSTTFGPTLDATGVTADVKIAAVIDGCSPLPAGSLSGKIGLIARGTCEFQVKVQAAQNAGAVAAIIYNLPESAPTAGMAGVNPNITIPSVLIESSEAIYLKGLLASQNVNVTLKYDPATQKMRDGSFDNGIVIHEYGHGISNRNTGNGSSCLTSSASKEQMGEGWSDFFALMLTNQPGATAQVARGIGTYASSEPITGAGIRPAKYSPDMAVNGFTYGDTNGMEYTNSSGQVVPDVHSIGFVWATMLWDLHWKYVEKYGYSSDVSANATNGSTRVLQTVINGLKLQACSPTFIDGRNAILAAEAANTTTGGADKCMIWNVFANRGLGVGASAGSKTNINDQTASFETPAECVLATNDVDAAKAFSIYPNPAKNEFFLKSNKSILGKLSVEIFDASGRMVSSQKIASTEAVNTQALASGVYVVKVTGLGVEYSSKLMIKK, from the coding sequence ATGAAAAATAGAAATTTACCTTTAAAAATTGCGGCGGTTTGCTTTATGTTTTCTTTTGGTAATGTGAATGCGCAGGATTTCAAGTCTATCATCCAAAATCACATTTCTTCCAAAACAACGTTCCTAAAACCAAACCTCAATAACTTTGAAATTCTTAATCAGGATTTTTCAAAAACAATGAATGGCGAAGTTGTAAAAGTACAACAGTCCTATAACGGAATTCCCGTGTACAATGCGATTGGTACCGCTTTAATTAAAGATTCGAAAGTTAATTTTTTTAACGACAGTTTTACCAAAAATTATGTTAACGCTTCCCAGCCCACGTCGGCTCGTGCAAGCCAGTCTGTTTTTGGCAATGTTGCGCAGGCGTTAAACTTAAAAAACAGCGGCCGGTACGAATTGATCAGCGCCAGCGAAGCAGGTAAAGACGGTGGATTTTATGTAAAAACGCGTTTAATTTATTTCCAAACCGAAAATAATGATTTAAAATTATGTCATGAGTTTATTTTCGAAGAAAAAGGAACATCCAACTACTGGGATATTCTTGCAGATGCAAATACCGGCGAAATTGTAAACAAACAAAATCTTACACTTTCCTGTTCCTTTAAGCACGATGCTTACAGCCACGATTTTTCTGCCCACGTACCGGAAGGCTTTGGAAGCGATTTTTCCGCCGGTAAAGAAGCAGGTGCTTTAGCGCCGTTAGCAGCGAGTTACCGCGTATTCGCTCTACCATTGGAAAGTCCGAGCCACGGCGCCAGAACATTGGTTAATAATCCATGGTTTACAGATGCTTCACCCGATGGATGGCATTCTATCGCCGGCGGAGCTTACGTTGGAAATTACACCTCGACGAGAGGTAATAATGTGATGGCATATGATGATGGGGCAAATAAGGACGAACCTGGATCGTATGCGGAGGGCGGCGCAACCCGCACCTTCGATTTTCCTTTTGTCGAAAATGCCACGGCCGCAAACCTGAATGCCTCGACTACGAATTTATTTTATGTAAACAATAAAATTCACGATATTTTTTATCGTTTAGGGTTTACTGAAACCGCCAGAAACTTCCAGGCCTGGAATTTTGGAAAAGGTGGAGCAGAAAACGATTACGTTCAGGCAGAATCTCAGGATGGCGGCGGAAAAAACAATGCTAATTTTGCTACGCCTCCAGACGGTTTTAGACCAAAAATGCAAATGTATCTTTGGGATGGTGCTATTGTGGAGCGCTTTTTTTACAATTCTCCGCCCGAAGCAGTCGGCAGAGTAGTGGCTAATTATGTCTCCACCACTTTCGGTCCAACTTTAGACGCAACAGGGGTTACTGCAGACGTGAAAATAGCTGCTGTTATCGACGGGTGTTCTCCGCTTCCGGCAGGATCTTTAAGTGGAAAAATTGGGTTAATTGCAAGAGGTACATGTGAGTTTCAGGTAAAAGTGCAGGCCGCACAGAATGCAGGAGCCGTAGCTGCCATCATTTACAATTTACCCGAATCTGCACCCACCGCTGGTATGGCTGGAGTGAATCCTAATATCACAATTCCTTCCGTCTTAATTGAAAGCTCCGAAGCAATCTATCTTAAAGGGCTGTTAGCTTCCCAAAATGTAAATGTTACGCTGAAATATGATCCGGCCACACAGAAAATGAGAGACGGCAGTTTTGATAATGGGATTGTAATTCACGAATATGGCCACGGAATTTCGAACAGAAATACAGGTAACGGTTCATCCTGTCTAACCTCCTCTGCATCGAAAGAACAAATGGGAGAGGGTTGGTCTGACTTCTTTGCGTTGATGTTAACCAATCAGCCCGGAGCAACCGCGCAGGTAGCCAGAGGTATTGGGACTTACGCCTCATCTGAGCCAATTACAGGCGCTGGAATTCGACCTGCGAAATATTCGCCGGACATGGCCGTGAATGGCTTTACGTATGGTGATACCAACGGAATGGAATATACAAACTCCTCAGGACAGGTCGTTCCCGATGTACATTCAATTGGTTTCGTATGGGCCACAATGTTATGGGATCTTCACTGGAAATATGTTGAAAAATACGGTTACTCTTCTGATGTGAGCGCGAATGCAACGAATGGAAGTACAAGAGTTTTACAGACGGTGATTAACGGTTTAAAACTTCAGGCATGTAGCCCAACGTTTATCGATGGTAGAAATGCTATTCTGGCTGCAGAAGCTGCAAATACTACAACAGGAGGTGCAGATAAATGTATGATCTGGAATGTATTTGCAAACAGAGGTTTAGGAGTAGGAGCATCCGCCGGCTCTAAAACGAATATTAACGATCAGACCGCCAGTTTCGAAACACCTGCGGAATGCGTCTTGGCAACAAACGATGTGGATGCTGCCAAAGCTTTCAGCATTTATCCGAATCCTGCTAAAAACGAATTTTTCTTAAAATCGAACAAAAGTATTTTGGGTAAATTGAGCGTTGAGATTTTCGATGCTTCGGGCAGAATGGTTTCCAGCCAAAAAATAGCTTCTACCGAGGCTGTAAACACGCAGGCTTTGGCCAGCGGAGTGTATGTTGTAAAAGTTACAGGCTTGGGAGTTGAATATTCTTCCAAACTGATGATTAAAAAATAA
- the rplS gene encoding 50S ribosomal protein L19, with product MDLVKYVQDKYITKKEFPEFKAGDTITVYYEIKEGAKTRTQFFKGTVLQIRGTGATKTFTIRKMSGDVGVQRVFPLNMPALQKIEIDRRGKVRRARIYYFKQLRGKKARIKDAAYKK from the coding sequence ATGGATTTAGTAAAGTACGTACAAGACAAGTACATCACAAAAAAAGAATTCCCAGAATTCAAAGCCGGTGACACCATCACTGTGTATTACGAAATTAAAGAGGGCGCAAAAACAAGAACTCAGTTCTTTAAAGGAACAGTTCTTCAGATCAGAGGAACGGGTGCTACCAAAACTTTTACCATCAGAAAAATGAGTGGTGATGTTGGAGTACAAAGAGTTTTCCCTTTGAATATGCCAGCTTTGCAAAAAATCGAAATCGACAGAAGAGGTAAAGTTAGAAGAGCAAGAATCTACTACTTTAAACAACTTAGAGGTAAAAAAGCGAGAATTAAAGACGCTGCATACAAAAAGTAA
- a CDS encoding CoA transferase subunit A, giving the protein MIDKRVKNAQEAIAGISDGMTLIVGGFGLCGIPENSINALVESNVKNITCISNNAGVDDFGLGLLLQKKQIKKMIASYVGENAEFERQMLSGELEVELTPQGTLAEKCRAAQHGIPAFYTPAGYGTEVAEGKETKEFDGKMHILEHAFKADFSIVKAWKGDHAGNLIFKGTARNFNAPMAGAGKITIAEVEELVEPGELDPNEIHIPGIMVQRIFQGEKFEKRIEQRTVRKREF; this is encoded by the coding sequence ATGATCGATAAAAGAGTAAAAAACGCCCAAGAAGCCATCGCCGGCATTAGTGACGGAATGACCTTAATTGTTGGCGGATTCGGCCTTTGCGGCATTCCCGAAAATTCCATCAACGCTTTGGTAGAAAGCAATGTAAAAAACATTACCTGCATTTCCAACAATGCCGGCGTAGACGATTTTGGTTTGGGACTGTTATTACAAAAAAAGCAGATCAAAAAAATGATTGCCTCATATGTAGGCGAAAATGCCGAATTCGAAAGACAAATGTTGTCCGGTGAACTCGAAGTGGAACTCACGCCGCAGGGAACGTTAGCCGAAAAATGTCGCGCCGCGCAGCACGGAATTCCTGCCTTCTATACGCCGGCAGGTTATGGAACCGAAGTCGCGGAAGGAAAAGAAACCAAAGAATTCGACGGTAAGATGCATATTCTGGAACACGCTTTCAAAGCCGATTTTTCTATCGTAAAAGCATGGAAAGGCGATCATGCCGGAAATTTAATTTTCAAAGGGACCGCAAGAAACTTCAATGCACCCATGGCCGGAGCCGGAAAAATCACCATCGCCGAAGTCGAAGAATTGGTAGAACCAGGAGAACTTGATCCGAATGAAATTCATATTCCCGGCATTATGGTTCAAAGGATTTTCCAGGGTGAAAAATTTGAAAAGAGAATTGAGCAGAGAACGGTGAGAAAAAGAGAATTTTAA
- a CDS encoding Txe/YoeB family addiction module toxin: MGKYIIQLSKRALKDLRTIKKSGRKLDMSKVQTFLQELEDHPREGKGSPEQLKYHDGEIWSREVNKKDRFVYEIFEREVSVMLIQSLGHYNDK, from the coding sequence ATGGGAAAGTATATAATACAACTTTCAAAAAGAGCCTTGAAGGATTTGAGAACGATCAAAAAATCAGGGAGAAAATTGGACATGAGCAAAGTGCAAACCTTCCTTCAGGAATTAGAAGACCATCCAAGAGAGGGAAAAGGTTCACCGGAACAATTGAAATATCATGACGGCGAAATTTGGAGCCGGGAAGTTAATAAGAAGGACCGGTTTGTGTACGAAATTTTTGAGCGAGAAGTCTCTGTTATGCTCATCCAATCATTGGGGCATTATAACGATAAATAG
- a CDS encoding DUF2683 family protein: MENILITPKNEKQLNLLKLLLEEMKIQYTFERNETELINRELDKKINEARQEKKEGELLTVDPKKIWESI, from the coding sequence ATGGAAAATATTTTAATTACTCCAAAAAACGAAAAGCAATTGAATTTGCTCAAATTATTGCTCGAAGAAATGAAAATTCAGTACACCTTCGAAAGAAATGAAACTGAATTGATAAACCGTGAACTCGACAAGAAAATTAACGAAGCTCGACAGGAAAAAAAAGAAGGAGAACTACTGACCGTTGACCCAAAAAAAATATGGGAAAGTATATAA
- a CDS encoding ABC transporter ATP-binding protein, with the protein MKTLFLYLKPHKWLLSLSLLLATINQVFSLFGPAITGNILDQLVTHPNFFDKEKLLPRNLDEYFYGFGEYNGVFYFLGLLIGTAMVSRIAKAFQDYVVNVITQKFGANIFTDGLQHSMALPYQEFEDQRSGETLSILTKVREDSVKFITNFINIFFGILVSIIFVSVYAIQLHWSIMPVYVVGIFIISFITNFLSKRIKNIQKTIVAETNTLAGSTTESLRNIEIVKSLGLTKQEVKRLNSNTYKILGLELRKVKSIRSLSFIQGTMVNFLQQMITFTLLFLIFKNIVTPGQYLSLMFYGFFIFGPMQEIGNIIISYREAQASLHNFDTLMKKPAEEKPLTPKKIGGIEKLKFEHVSFQHRSASYKALNDISFEVKNGETIAFVGPSGSGKSTLVKLLVGLYRPKEGAIFYNNINGNEFDFDELRNQIGFVTQDTQLFAGSIKENLLFVNPDATDEDLQMALKKSSATALIERAEKGIETVIGEGGFKLSGGEKQRIAIARALLRKPHLLIFDEATSALDSITEEEITSTIKEVSKDKEQITVLIAHRLSTIMHADRIYVLEKGKVIETGSHENLLEEKGLYYAMWRQQIGERKVSMRV; encoded by the coding sequence ATGAAAACATTATTTTTATATTTGAAGCCGCACAAATGGCTATTGAGTTTATCTCTCCTTTTGGCGACCATTAACCAGGTTTTCTCTCTATTTGGTCCGGCGATTACGGGAAATATTCTCGATCAGCTTGTTACGCATCCGAATTTTTTTGACAAGGAAAAACTCTTGCCCAGAAATCTGGACGAATACTTTTACGGCTTCGGCGAGTATAATGGCGTCTTTTATTTTCTCGGCCTTTTAATAGGAACAGCGATGGTCAGCCGGATTGCGAAAGCTTTTCAGGATTATGTGGTGAACGTGATCACGCAAAAATTTGGTGCCAATATTTTTACTGATGGTTTGCAGCACTCTATGGCACTGCCCTATCAGGAATTTGAAGACCAAAGAAGTGGGGAAACGCTTTCTATTTTAACTAAAGTTCGCGAAGACTCGGTGAAATTCATCACCAATTTCATCAACATCTTTTTTGGGATTTTAGTGAGTATCATTTTCGTGTCCGTTTACGCGATTCAGCTACACTGGTCGATCATGCCGGTTTATGTGGTCGGAATTTTCATTATTTCCTTCATCACGAATTTCCTCAGCAAAAGAATCAAAAACATCCAGAAAACCATTGTTGCTGAAACCAATACTTTGGCGGGAAGCACTACGGAAAGTCTGCGCAATATCGAAATCGTAAAAAGTTTAGGCTTAACGAAACAGGAGGTGAAACGCCTTAACAGCAATACCTACAAAATCTTGGGTCTGGAATTAAGAAAAGTAAAAAGCATCCGGTCTTTGAGTTTTATTCAGGGCACGATGGTGAATTTTCTGCAGCAAATGATCACTTTCACGCTTTTGTTTTTGATCTTTAAAAACATCGTCACGCCGGGTCAGTATTTGTCCTTAATGTTTTACGGCTTCTTTATTTTTGGACCGATGCAGGAAATCGGCAACATCATTATTTCTTACCGCGAAGCACAGGCTTCCCTGCATAATTTCGATACGTTGATGAAAAAGCCTGCTGAGGAAAAACCCCTAACACCGAAAAAAATTGGCGGCATTGAAAAACTGAAGTTTGAGCATGTTTCCTTTCAGCACCGATCTGCTTCTTATAAAGCCTTGAACGATATTTCCTTTGAGGTGAAGAATGGCGAAACCATTGCTTTTGTAGGTCCGAGTGGTTCCGGAAAAAGCACTCTGGTGAAACTGCTCGTTGGCTTGTACCGTCCCAAAGAAGGAGCCATTTTTTACAATAATATTAATGGAAATGAATTCGATTTTGATGAGTTGCGAAATCAGATCGGCTTTGTGACGCAGGACACACAGCTTTTTGCAGGAAGCATCAAAGAAAATTTATTATTCGTAAATCCCGACGCAACAGACGAGGATTTGCAAATGGCTTTAAAAAAATCGAGCGCCACGGCATTAATCGAGAGAGCAGAAAAAGGCATCGAAACCGTGATTGGTGAAGGTGGATTTAAATTAAGCGGCGGGGAAAAACAGAGAATTGCGATTGCTCGGGCATTGTTGCGAAAACCGCATTTGCTTATTTTCGATGAAGCAACGTCGGCTCTGGACAGCATTACGGAAGAAGAAATTACCTCGACGATCAAAGAAGTTTCGAAAGATAAAGAACAGATTACGGTTTTAATTGCGCACCGATTAAGCACCATTATGCACGCGGACCGAATTTACGTTCTGGAAAAAGGAAAGGTTATAGAGACCGGTTCGCACGAAAATTTGCTGGAAGAAAAGGGATTGTATTATGCAATGTGGCGACAGCAGATTGGGGAAAGAAAGGTTTCTATGCGTGTTTAA
- a CDS encoding CoA transferase subunit B encodes MLTKEQIAQRISREVKDGYYVNLGIGIPTLVANFVPDNLSVEFQSENGILGMGPFPFEGEEDPDLINAGKQTITALPGASFFDSAFSFGMIRSQKVDLTILGAMEVSEKGDIANWKIPGKMVKGMGGAMDLVASAENIIVAMMHVNKKGESKILKNCTLPLTGVACVKKVVTEMAVLEITPKGFQLLERAPGVSVEEIIKSTEANLIIEGEIPEMQF; translated from the coding sequence ATGCTCACAAAAGAACAGATCGCGCAACGGATTTCCAGAGAAGTAAAAGACGGGTATTACGTGAACCTCGGCATCGGCATTCCGACTTTAGTTGCGAATTTCGTCCCCGACAATCTATCCGTGGAATTTCAAAGCGAAAACGGAATTCTCGGCATGGGACCGTTTCCGTTTGAAGGCGAAGAAGATCCGGACCTTATCAATGCCGGAAAGCAGACGATTACCGCGCTTCCGGGTGCATCTTTTTTCGATTCCGCCTTTAGTTTTGGCATGATTCGCAGTCAAAAAGTAGATCTTACCATTCTTGGAGCCATGGAAGTTTCCGAAAAAGGCGATATCGCAAACTGGAAAATCCCGGGAAAAATGGTGAAAGGAATGGGTGGTGCCATGGATTTGGTGGCCAGCGCAGAAAACATCATCGTTGCCATGATGCACGTGAATAAAAAAGGCGAATCTAAAATTTTGAAAAACTGTACTTTGCCTCTAACTGGAGTTGCCTGCGTTAAAAAGGTCGTTACCGAAATGGCTGTTCTGGAGATAACGCCGAAAGGATTCCAGCTTTTGGAAAGAGCGCCGGGAGTTTCTGTAGAGGAAATCATAAAATCTACTGAAGCAAACCTGATCATTGAGGGAGAAATCCCCGAAATGCAGTTTTAA